The genomic window ggccacctgccccagaaggttgcgtgggccaagtgtgggaggggaccatcccctaggagggctggtgcgccccccacaaggggtccaaggcgcaagagagagtgggagggggcaaaccctagtccagatgggccttaaggcccacctagtgtgcgcctcccctctctccccctcttggccgcctccccaagtcccatctagggctggccgcaccccttggggtgggaaaccctaaagggggcgcagcccccttctcccctatataaatagaggcctggggctgcccataacacatgagaacttctcctctcgttggtgcagccctgcctctcctcctcctcctctcccatggtgcttggcgaagccctgctggattgtcacgctcctccatcaccaccacgccgttgtgctgctgttggatggagtcttcctcaacctctccctctctccttgctggatcaaggcgtgggagacgtcaccgggctgtacgtgtgttgaacgcggaggtgtcgtccgttcggcacttgatcatcggtgatttgaatcacgccgagtacgactccatcaacccccttcacttgaacgcttccgcttagagatctacaagggtatgtagatgcactctccttcccctcgttgctggtatctccatagatagatcttggtgacacgtaggaaaattttgaatttctgctacgttccccaacagtggcatcatgagctaggtctattgcgtagattctttgcacgagtagaacacagagtagttgtgggtgttgatgttgttcaatatgcttaccgttactagtccaatcttgtttcgacggtattgtgggatgaagcggcccggaccgatcttacacgtactcttacgtgagacaggttccaccgattgacatgcacttggtgcataaggtggctagcgggtgccagtctctcccactttagtcagaacggattcgatgaaaagggtccttatgaagggtaaatagcaattggcatatcacgttgtggttttgcgtaggtaagaaacgttcttgctagaaacccatagcagccacgtaaaacatgcaaacaacaattagaggacgtctaacttgtttttgcagggtatgctttgtgatgtgatatggccaacaagaatgtggtgaataatatgtgatgtatgagattgatcatgttcttgtaataggattcacgacttgcatgtcgatgagtatgacaaccggcaggagccataggagttgtctttatttattgtatgacctgcgtgtcattgaacaacgccatgtaaattactttactttattgctaaacgcgttagccatagaagtagaagtagtcgttggcgtgacaacttcatgaagacatgatgatggagatcatgatgatggagatcatggtgtcatgccggtgacaagatgatcatggagccccgaagatgaagatcaaaggagctatatgatattggccatatcatgtcactactctatttgattgcatgtgatgtttatcatgtttatgcatcttgtttacttagaacgacggtagtaaataagatgatcccttacaacaatttcaagaagtgttctcccctaactgtgcaccgttgctacagttcgtcgcttctaagcaccacgtgatgatcgggtgtgatggattcttacgttcacatacaacgggtgtaagacagttttacacagcgaaaacacttagggttaacttgacgagcctagcatgtgcagacatggcctcggaacacggagaccgaaaggtcgagcatgagtcgtatagtagatacgatcaacatgaagatgttcaccgatgatgactagtccgtctcacgtcatgatcggacacggcctagttgactcggatcatgtgatcacttagatgaccagagggatgtctatctgagtgggagttcataagatgaacttaattatcctgaacatagtcaaaaggattttgcaaattatgtcgtagctcgcgctttagttctactgttttagatatgttcctagagaaaatatagtttgaaagttgaaagtagcaattatgcggacagtagaaagcttatgtccttaatgcactgctcagtgtgttgaacctcgaacgttgtctgtggatgttgcgaacatctgacatacacgttttgataactacgtgatagttcagttaaacggtttagaattgaggcaccaaagatgtttttggaacatcgcgaaacatatgagatgttttgagggctgaaattgggatttcaggctcgtgcccacgtcaaggggtataagacctccgacgattttcttagcctacaaactaagggagaaaagctcaatcgttgagcttgtgctcagattgtctgagtacaacaatcacttgaatcgagtgggagttgatcttccaaatgagatagtgatgtttctccatagtcattgccaccaagctgctagagcttcgtgatgaactataacatatcagggatagatatgatgatccttgaggtattcgcgatgtttgacaccgcgaaagtagaaatcaagaaggagcatcaattgttgatggttggtgaaaccactagtttcaagaagggcaagggcaagaagggatacttcatgaaacggcaaatcagctgctgcaccagtgaagaaacccgaggttgaacccaaacccgagactaagtgcttctgtgataaggggaatagccgctggagcagaattaccctagatacttggtagataagaaggctggcaaggtcgataaaagtatattggatatacattgtgttgatgtgtactttactagtactcctagtagcaccagggtattagataccggttcggttgctaagtgttagtaactcgaaataaaagctacggaataaatggagactagctaaacgtgagatgacgatatgtgttggaagtgtttccaacgttgatatgatcaagcatcacacgctccctctaccatcgagattggtgtttgcgttgagcatagacatgattggattatgtctatcgcaatacggttattcatttaaggagaataatggttactctgtttatttgaataataccttcaatggtcttacacctaaaatgaatggtttattgaatctcgattgtagtgatacacatgttcatgccaaaagatataagatagtaatgatagtaccacttacttgtggcactgccatgtaagtcataatggtataaaacgcatgaagaagctccatgttgatggatctttggactcactcgttttagaaaagtttgagacatgcgaaccatgtctattggtgtatacgcatgaagaaactccatgcagatggatcgtttggactcacttgattttgaatcacttgagatatgcaaatcataccacatgggcaaaatgactgaaaagcctcgttttcagtaagatggaacaagatagcaacttgttggaagtaacacattttgatgtgtgcagtccaatgagtgctgaggcatgcagtgaatatcgttatgttcttacttcacagatgattcgagtagatgttgagaatatttacttgatgaaacacaagtctgaattattgaatggttcaaataatttcagagtgaagtagaagatcattgtgacaagaggataaaatgtctatgatatgatcatagagatgaatatctgagttacgagttttggcacacaattaagacattgtggaaattgtttcgcaattaataccgtctggaacaccatagtgtgatggtgtgtccgaacatcatagttgcaccctattggatatggtgcgtaccatgacgtctcttatcgaattaccactattgtccatgggttaggcattagagacaaccacattcactttaaatagggcaccacgtaattccattgagatgacaccgtatgaactatggtttagagaaacctaagctgtcatttcttaaaagtttggggctgcgacgcttatgtggaaaagtttcaggccgataagctcgaacccaaagcggataaaatgcatcttcataggacacccaaaacagttgggtatatctcctaattcagatctgaaagcaatatggattgtttcttgaatcgggtcctttctcgaggaaaggtttctctcgaaagagttgagtgggaggatggtggagacttgatgaggttattgaaccgtcacttcaactagtgtgtagcagggcataggaagttgttcctgtggcacctacaccaattgaagtggaagcttatgatattgatcatgagacttcggatcaagtcactcccaaacctcgtgggatgacaaggatgcgtactacttcagagtggtacgtaatcctgtcttggaagtcatgttgctagacaacaatgaacctacgagctatggagaagcgatggtgggcctggattccgataaatggctcaaggccataaaatccgagagaggatccatgtacgaaaacgaagtgtagactttggaagaactacttgatggtcgtaaggctgttaggtacatatggattttaaaaggaagacgtacgataatggtaaatgtcaccattaagaaagctcaacttgttgttaaaatgttttctgacaagttcaaggagttgactacggtgagactttctcactcgtagcgatgctaagagtctgttggaattatattagcgattactgcattatttatgaaatcttgcagataggatgtcaaaacattgtttcctcgacgattttcttgaggaaaggttgtatgtgatacaaccagaaggttttgtcaatcccgaaagatgctaataagtatgcaaaactccagcaatccttctaaggactggagtgagcatctcggagttggaatgtatgctttgatgatgatcaaagattttggtgtatacaaagtttatgagaaacttgtatttccaaagaagtgagtgggagcactatagaatttctgatgagtatatgttgttgacatattgatgatcagaaatgaatttctggaaagcctggattaagctacttgagcattaagcatcaagatctataaggatagatcaaaacgcttaatggtactttcaaatgagcacataccttgacatgatcttgaaggtgttcaagatggaccagtcaaagaaggagttcttgcctgagttgtaaggtacgaagttaagatttaaagctcgaccacggcagaatagagagaaaggatgaaggtcgtcccctatgcttaagacgtaggctcttcagtatgctatgctgtgtaccgcacctgaagtgtgccttgccatgagtcagtcaaggggtacaagagtgatccatgaatagatcacaggacagcggtcaaagttatccttagtaactagtggactaaggaattttctcggttatggaggtgataaagagttcgacgtaaagagttacgacgatgcaagcttaacacctatccggatagctctgagtagagataccggatacgtataatggagcaacaattagaatagctccaagtagaatagttatttggaatagctccaaatagagcgtggtagctgcatctaggagatgacataaagatttgtaaagcacacacggatctgaaaggttcagacccgttgactaaaaaaaaacctctctcacaagcaacatgatcaaacccaagactctttggatgttggtcacatggtgatgtgacctgtcagtgttaatcacatggtgatgtgaactagattatatgactctagtgcaagtgggagactgttggaaatatgccctagaggcaataataaattgattattattatatttctttgttcatgataatagtcttttattcatgctataactgtattatccggaaatcgtaatacacgtgtgaatacatagaccacaatatgtccctagtgagcctctagttgactagctcgttgtgatcaacagatagtcatggtttcctggctatggacattggatgtcgttgataatgggatcacatcattaggagaatgatgtgatggacaagacccaatcctaagcatagcacaaagatcgtgtagttcgtttgctagagctttgccaatgtcaagtatctcttccttcgaccatgagagcgtgtaactcctggataccataggagtgctttgggtgtatcaaacgtcacaacgtaactgggtgactataaaggtgcactacaggtatctccgaaagtatctattgttttatgcggatcgagactgggatttgtcactccgtgtaaacggagaggtatctctgggcccactcggtaggacatcatcatatgcgtaatgtgaccaaggagttgatcacgggatgatgtgttacagaacgagtaaagtgacttgccggtaacgagattgaacaaggtattggataccgacgatcgagtctcgggcaagtaacataccgatagacaaagggaattgaatacgggattgattaagtccttgacatcgtggttcatccgatgagatcatcgtggaacatgtgggagccatcatgggtatccagatcccgctgttggttattgaccggagaacatctcggtcatgtctacatgtctcccgaacccgtagggtctacacacttaaggttcgatgacgctagggttataaaggaagcttgtatgtggtaaccgaatgttgttcggagtcccggatgagatcccggacgtcacgaggagttccggaatggtccggaggtaaagatttatatatgggaagtcctgttttggttaccggaaaagtttcgggcgatattggtaatgtaccgggaccaccgggagggtcccgggggtccaccaagtggggccacctgccccagaaggttgcgtgggccaagtgtgggaggggaccagcccctaggagggctggtgcgccccccacaaggggtccaaggcgcaagagagagtgggagggggcaaaccctagtccagatgggccttaaggcccacctagtgtgcgcctcccctctttccccctcttggccgcctccccaagtcccatctagggctggccgcaccccttggggtgggaaaccctaaagggggcgcagcccccttctcccctatataaatagaggcctggggctgcccataacacatgagaacttctcctctcgttggtgcagccctgcctctcctcctcctcctctcccatggtgcttggcgaagccctgctggattgtcacgctcctccatcaccaccacgccgttgtgctgctgttggatggagtcttcctcaacctctccctctctccttgctggatcaaggcgtgggagacgtcaccgggctgtacgtgtgttgaacgcggaggtgccgtccgttcggcacttgatcatcggtgatttgaatcacgacgagtacgactccatcaaccccgttcacttgaacgcttacgcttagagatctacaagggtatgtagatgcactctccttcccctcgttgctggtctctccatagatagatcttggtgacacgtaggaaaattttgaatttctgctacgttccccaacatgtagatGCCGTGCGTGCAGCGATGCACTTCTCGGCACCGCTTCAACAAGTCTAGTACAGTCGGCGGTAGGATCNNNNNNNNNNNNNNNNNNNNNNNNNNNNNNNNNNNNNNNNNNNNNNNNNNNNNNNNNNNNNNNNNNNNNNNNNNNNNNNNNNNNNNNNNNNNNNNNNNNNNNNNNNNNNNNNNNNNNNNNNNNNNNNNNNNNNNNNNNNNNNNNNNNNNNNNNNNNNNNNNNNNNNNNNNNNNNNNNNNNNNNNNNNNNNNNNNNNNNNNNNNNNNNNNNNNNNNNNNNNNNNNNNNNNNNNNNNNNNNNNNNNNNNNNNNNNNNNNNNNNNNNNNNNNGgtgggtgtgtggtagggttagggtataggagccagcggtgttggggatccacggatctcgtcgaggtcgcgggctatggtgGTTGGAGGTCCATCGGCACTGGCTGTTTGGATCCTCAGATGGGCGATGGATGCAGGGAGACGAAgacctttcttcttccttgttggtatgatttgctgctgctgttcttctccttcctctgcgctgatgctggtgggagatcctgctttgtccgggcggatggcccggtcgcggtgctggaccggtcggatgactcgagttctaTTCCTTCCGGAAGGGAGACTTTTCacggtactcaaagccaaagatggcgacggctgttgcaggtgtgttggattgatgtccatgccctctcagcgctggtgtcaagaaaggaggataagcgtggcggcaattgtaccgtggtcgaagatgatgacctgtttgcgactggttgcagatccttttgctgcaggggtcttctctcaagattcagggatgatgacacagGGCTCCGGAGATTCTCTTGTGTTATGATTGTCTTAGGAtactctaggtgttcatggtcctttgtgtttgcgtttcagtgtgcttgtaagAGTCAACTGCTTTGTACTGATTCGTAATTTGAATGAaaaaatttctcaaaaaaaaaaggtcTAGTACAGTTTTTTTTCCGAGCAAGAAACAGCAAGCATAGAAAAAACAGAGAATAAACGCCTTATGCGAAGCCCAGCCAAAGGCCCATGTTACCATCTCAGCCCAGGAGCACATGATGCCCACCCGCCGTCAGCATATTCTCCCTCGGCTCTCCCCCCTCACTACCAGTCGCCAGTCCACTCCACACGGCGGAAACCATTTCGAAACCCCATCCCCAAAAATCCCCCGcccccccgaaactttcccgctCGACCCCCCCAAACCCTAACCGGATCTCCCGCCGGCGACGCCCCCGGCGGCCGGCGAGATGCACATCAAGGAGGTCTGCCTGGAGGGCTTCAAGTCGTACGCGGGGCGGACGGTGGTGCCGGGGTTCGACCCGCTGTTCAACGCCATCACCGGGCTCAACGGCTCCGGCAAGTCCAACATCCTCGACTCCATCTGCTTCGTGCTCGGCATCACCGACCTCCGCGCCGTGCGCGCCGCCTCGCTCCAGGAGCTCGTCTACAAGCAGGGTCAGGCCGGCGTCACCAAGGCCACCGTCTCCATCGTCTTCGACAACTCCGACCGCGCCCGCTCCCCGCTCGGCTACGAGGACTCGGCCGAGATCACCGTCACGCGCCAGGTTACGCATCCCCAACCCCCTGCCCCGACATACGCTGCCTGCCTGTCCTTTGACGCCTCCCTATGCGCGTGATTGGGTTCTGTGGGTGAATTTCTGAAGGGGATTTAGTGCGTCCCTTACACTTCTGTCCTTAGTGGTTCGAATTTGACGCTAATTGTTGAGTCGGGAGTTGTTGTCCGTCTGTCTGTTGGTTCTCGAGTTCGTAATACTGACTGGGGGTGGATTTTAAAAAGGATTTTAGGAGTTTTGTACTATGGATATGGTCTAGATTTAGTTCGTTGCGGACTTTTGGCATTCAAGTATTTATGCGGAAGAATGTTTTCCACTAACAGGCAATAACGCCTTGTCAATTTTTCTAATTAATTCACTTAATTGTGCATGGATCTGCTTTAACTTAAGTCGCTATCTGCAGTTTATTTAATTTTCGATCGGATTCTTAATCTTTGTAGTGTTTCTGTTGTGGACCATTAGTGCCTCCAGCTTTACTGAATACTGACAAGCTACTCTTGCATCTGTAGATTGTAGTTGGTGGACGGAACAAATACCTTATAAATGGCCATCTTGCACAACCTTCCCGGGTGCAGACTCTTTTCCACTCTGTGCAGCTTAACGTGAACAATCCCCATTTTCTGATTATGCAAGGACGTATTACGAAAGTGCTGAACATGAAGCCTCCAGAAATTCTTTCCATGTTGGAAGAGGCAGCAGGCACAAGGATGTATGAAATGAAGAAGGAATCTGCTCTTAAAACACTTGAGAAGAAGCAGAATAAAGTCGAGGAGATCAATAAACTTCttgatgatgaaatccttcctGCATTAGAGAAACTTAGAAAAGAGAGGTGCCAGTACATGAAATGGGCCAATGGTAACACTGAACTAGATCGACTAAAAAGATTCTGTATTGCATATGAGTTTGTTCAAGCTGAGAAGGTGCGAGAAAGTGCACTCAGTGATGTCAAACAGATCCAGGGAAAGATTGTTGAACTGGATGAAAGCACAGAAAAGCTAAAAGCAGACATAGATGAAATGGACAAAAACATAGCTACCTTAACTGCTGAAAAAGAAGCCAAACTAGGCGGTGAAATGAAGGTTTTGTCAGATAAAGTGGATAAGCTCTCACATTCACTTATTAAGGAAACTTCTCTGATGGATAATCAAGAGGAAACTCTAAGGTCAGAGGAAAAGGCTGCTGAAAAGGTAATGCATTATTTATATTCATGTTTCTCAATACCCACATTTATTCCAAAATACTTACAGTGTGAAATATACGCCATTTGTTTATAGATCCTGAAGAACATTGAGGACATCAAGAGATCTATTGTTGAGAGAGATGCAGCTGTAAAAAATGCAGAGGATGGTGCATCTGATATGAGTAAGAGAGCAGAGGATCTGACAAAGGAGATAGATGAGAGCGAGAAAGAATATCAGGTATGCAAACTTTTGCAAATCATAGAATGTATAAACGGACAACTTGACTTTGAGTTCTTGGATACTAAGTTCTACTTTACACAGGGTGTGCTGGCAGGAAAAAGCAGTGCGAATGAGAAGAAATGCCTAGAAGATCAACTTAGAGATGCAAAAGCTGCTGTTGGAGAGGCAGAATCTGGACTAAAGCAGTTGACGACAAAGATAAGCCATTCTGAGAAGGAGCTGAAAGAGAAGAAAGCTCAGATGAAATCCAAGCGTGATGAAGCTACTGCAGCTGAGAAAGAGCTGAAAGCTAGGACAAAAGACTTGGATGCTATCAAGGCATCCATGGGGTCTATAAATTACGAAGAGGGCCAGATGGAAGCTCTGCAAAAGGTATGGAAAAAAGATCACTTTCCTGTGGCATAAACGGTGCATATTACTATTTTAGAAGTTCCTTAAAGGGTAGGCAATGTTTGGAAACTGTTTCTCATCACTCTTTGTGTTCTTCCATCATTCATAGGATCGATCGACAGAGGTAGAGGTGGTCCAGAAATTGAAGGACAAAGTTCGTGCACTTTCTGGTGAGCTGGGGAATGTCAACTTCAGCTATCAAGATCCAGTTAAAAAATTTGATAGATCAAAAGTCAAAGGAGTAGTTGCACGACTTATTAAGATCAAGGATAGCTCCACGGCAACAGCATTGGAGGTCTGTTTCAGCAAACTCCTCATTTTTGTTTTGAAGTTGATTTTTCCTTTCAGTGAAGGAACTTGTTTGGCTGCATCAGTTTAATTCCTAGTCAAATTATGCAGGTTGCTGCTGGAGGCAGGCTATATAATGTGGTTGTTGACACAGAAACCACAGGAAAGCAGCTCCTACAAAATGGAGGGCTCAAAAGGAGGGTAACCATAATACCGTTGAATAAAATCCATACAGGCACCATACCTGATAGAGTCCAGCAGGCGGCTCGTAGAATGGTCAGTGAATATTTTGTTTTCATTCGTTGGATATAACCTTTTTGCTGACTTTTGAGAATGTTATACTGATTTGTATGTATGTAGGTTGGAGCTGAAAATGTAACATTAGCTCTAGAATTGGTTGGCTATGATGAAGAAGTAAAGGTTAGTATTCTCATCCTATGATTGCATAATTTGTATTAGTTTTTACAGTATTCTGCACGACGTATATACCTTGTCATGCATTATATGAACAATCTTAAATTTTGAAGAGATTCTTTATTGCAGAATGCTATGGCTTATGTCTTTGGCTCGACATTTGTATGTCGAAATATGGAGGCAGCAAAGGAGGTAATGTAGCTTTCTTCAGAAATATGTTTAGTCATTCTAGTTCTAATTGAGTCTGCTTATCCAAGTATAATATGTATGCGGTGTTGGTTCTTACTGATATAGTTGATTCTCTTGTTATAGATTGCCTTTAATAGGGAAGTTGGCAGTACAAGTGTGACTCTTGAAGGTGACATTTTCCAGCCTAGTGGGCTATTGACCGGAGGTAGTCGCAGGTAATATTATGTCACATTTCACATTTCACTTGCTGTTAATGCTTTCATCTGATTTATTTTCTGATGAATTTTGAAATGGGTGTTCCTTTCCTTTGCCTTCCCTGTTGTTTTGGATCATGCAATACATTTCTTTTATTACCCCTGCGTTTTAAAATTGATTGACTACTGTTTAAATAACCCCCGAGACGGTTTTGGCACTGTGGTAGGTGACATGGATGAGGATGTGGTATGTCACCTCCACACCATGTAAAATGTTAGGAAACAAAATAAGTCGGGAAAATCAGTTTACTTTTAAGTTAAATTTACAAAAAAACTGTAATTTTAATATTTTTTAAAGGAATCCAAAACCGAAAAATTGTACTTTCTGAACTGTTTGGAAATATGAATTAATCAAATTTCTGATTCTGGAAATATTGAGTACAGATTTTACCTGTTCTATTGAAATTTCAAAATTAGGAAACACATGAATTTCTTTTGTCATCCTGGGAATTTGTTTCTAAAATAGGAATAATTTTACGTGGGCCATTTCTTTTAGCTGTTAGCTTTTTAGATGATGTGGCAGACAAGTAGGCACCAAATGCTGAATTGTCAACCACACCACCTGTCATGGTGATGGTGGTAAAACCACCCTCAGAACTATATATTTTGGGATCATTTTAATGGTATTCAACTGCTTAGGGGCTGCTTAGAGGGTTTTGAAGCTCAAGTGGTTATGTTGACTTGGCCCCAAAACCTAAGGGGGGGTGATCTAGACCTTTTCCTAAAAACAATTGTTTTTCCATAGCATTCTTAAGGGGCTCTAGGGTAGGCAGACATGTTCATCAGGCGTTATTTTTTTGGTACTGGTTGGTCATAGTCAAAATTTCGAACAGGTATTGGTCATCTTTGGCTTCTTATAGTTGTATTTTCTGGGAACAAGCTAGATTGCTTTCAGAAAACAAAACAAGTATCCTGGATTTGTTGTCGTTTTATGTACTAATCTGATGAGATAAACACTACAGAGGTGGCGGGGACTTGCTAAGGAAACTCCATGAATTAGCTAAAGCTGAGGCTGATCTCTCTGACCATGAGGACAGGCTCTCTGTTATTGAACAGAAGGTATTCACTTAGTGCAATGCCTCTACATGCTATCCTGTTT from Triticum aestivum cultivar Chinese Spring chromosome 3B, IWGSC CS RefSeq v2.1, whole genome shotgun sequence includes these protein-coding regions:
- the LOC123071654 gene encoding structural maintenance of chromosomes protein 2-1 translates to MHIKEVCLEGFKSYAGRTVVPGFDPLFNAITGLNGSGKSNILDSICFVLGITDLRAVRAASLQELVYKQGQAGVTKATVSIVFDNSDRARSPLGYEDSAEITVTRQIVVGGRNKYLINGHLAQPSRVQTLFHSVQLNVNNPHFLIMQGRITKVLNMKPPEILSMLEEAAGTRMYEMKKESALKTLEKKQNKVEEINKLLDDEILPALEKLRKERCQYMKWANGNTELDRLKRFCIAYEFVQAEKVRESALSDVKQIQGKIVELDESTEKLKADIDEMDKNIATLTAEKEAKLGGEMKVLSDKVDKLSHSLIKETSLMDNQEETLRSEEKAAEKILKNIEDIKRSIVERDAAVKNAEDGASDMSKRAEDLTKEIDESEKEYQGVLAGKSSANEKKCLEDQLRDAKAAVGEAESGLKQLTTKISHSEKELKEKKAQMKSKRDEATAAEKELKARTKDLDAIKASMGSINYEEGQMEALQKDRSTEVEVVQKLKDKVRALSGELGNVNFSYQDPVKKFDRSKVKGVVARLIKIKDSSTATALEVAAGGRLYNVVVDTETTGKQLLQNGGLKRRVTIIPLNKIHTGTIPDRVQQAARRMVGAENVTLALELVGYDEEVKNAMAYVFGSTFVCRNMEAAKEIAFNREVGSTSVTLEGDIFQPSGLLTGGSRRGGGDLLRKLHELAKAEADLSDHEDRLSVIEQKIAVLLPLHKKYAELKSQFELKSYDLSLFQSRVEQNEHHKLGELVKKLEQELQESKEELKEKQVEHKKCVSTVSDLEKTIKTYGSEREGRLKALEKKIKSLKSEMQAMSKQLKAYQSERERLIMEKDAVANELASLEEQLITSKAQITVLSETWGTHKSKVAATKLEYDQAESELNIGRSKLKECDSQINSISKEQQKLQQLLGDSNVERKKMENEVKRMEIEQKDCSSRVDKLMEKYSWIATEKQLFGKSGTDYDFASCEPHKAREELDNLQAQQSGLEKRVNKKVMAMFEKAEDEYNDLISKKNIIENDKSKIKKVIEELDEKKKETLKVTWLKVNKDFGSIFGTLLPGTMAKLDPPEGGTFLDGLEVRVAFGTVWKQSLSELSGGQRSLLALSLILALLLFKPAPLYILDEVDAALDLSHTQNIGRMIKAHFPQSQFIVVSLKEGMFNNANVIFRTKFVDGVSTVTRTVPSKQK